The sequence gcggctgcggcggcgcctCCACCCTTCTCGTCAGCCTTCTTTGCACTTTCCGCGGCTGCCGTGTCCTCCGCGAGCTTGATGGCCGCCAAGTTCTTGACAGCGCCTTTCTTCGTCCTCAGCCCCCACACCTTGTCCTTGGTCACCGCTGCCACGGCCTTCTTTTCGTCCTCACTCTCCTCCTCTGCCTCGCCCTTCTCCACGCTCTCCTCCTTTCTCACGGCCGCGGCCTTCGCGATGGAGCTCCGCTTGCGGCACACAATCAGCGGCTTCCCTTTCTCGATCAGCGACCCGACGATGCCAGCGCCCGCTGGCGCCGGCACAGCCACGTGCTCCTGCTTCGGCTCGCGGAGCACCGCCGAGGCGTGCTCGGAGACGAGCGCGCGGGCCTCGACTGCCGCGGCGTGCTCCAGGCCGGAGCGCGGGAAGAAGACGACAGCATTGGTGCAGAGGAGCAGCAGGTCGCGGTAGAACTCGGACGCGGGGTAGCAGcagtcgccgtcgccgtcgccgccgcgcgaACCGGCCGACGTTTTCAGCTTGCCGCGCACCATCTCCAAGTCCACGTGGCGCCTGATCGTGTCCCGGTACGCGGCGCCCTCCTGCAAGCGTATTGGATTGACTCGGACACAAACAAAAGCTAAATaggataagaaaaaaagaaatgggaAGAAAATATCTGCAAGCTGATTGCTACGCTGCACCAAACCTGGCCGTTGCTACAATGTAACGAGAAAAGAAGACAACTCTCCTTTCTTCTGAATCTTCACACGATTGGTAAATTAACAGTTACTCTATTTTCCTACTCACTAAGGCATCTTTGAAAATAAGAGATTTCAcatgaatttttagaaaaaacgaTCAATCATTGAAtgaaccagaaaaaaaaaatcatgcgtTCTATTCTGAGTTTGATGATTGAAGTCTTGGACAATGGCACGGTCTTCAGAGTGTATCTTTAACCACTATTTTCGTTAAGAATATATTATAAAACACAATTAAGTTACGGTATTATAAAAATACTTCTCAAAACGAATAtgtacatatgatttttatatctTGGCTCTTAGTATATTCataattaaagttttaaaagtttgattgaaacttatctaaattattttggagcatattgATAGTTAAAGTTTAAAAAGTTGCACCGAAACCTTGTCCAAAAGGtaatgtatttatgaccggaggatACACAAGAAGTTGTGCAGCGAGCTACCTACCACAACAAACTCGAAGTCATCCTACTAATCACAAGGCATATCACAGGCCATTTCACGTAAATCAGGTAGCTAATCACAGGCCATCATGCGTGCCTAATCAAAACTTGTCCATAATTCCATACCCAGAGGCCCGTTAATCAAGGGGTGGGGCCCAATCCCTGACAGTTCACCAGACTCGGTCCTTTTTACCACAGGCATTTCCAAGTTTACCCCTGCCCCTATTTTTAACCTGGTGGCATCCCGCGGGTGGAACGAAGAGCAGAACGGTAATTATTACCTTGCTTTCGTGCTCGTGTAGCCGCTGCAGCACGGAACCGAGCTTGGCCGCGACCGCGTCGAGGAGGGCGGCCAGCGGCGGCGACTGGGTTGGAGGGCGGCGCGGggacgcctcctcctcctcctcatcatcggcGCTGCCGGCCTCCCCGCGGCGGCGGCACAGGCTCACCGAGCTCCGCACGTCGCTGCTCTCCTTCGACGCGGCCGCCGACTCGCCGGACAACTCCTGATTCGCCACCTCCTCGTCCTTGATGCTGCCGTGGTGGCCGGGATGCTTCGGGGGCTTCAGATCTGTGGAGTTTGACTCCCTGCACGACCGCCCGGGCTCCTCGCCAGAGAGCTGGTCGTTGCCGCTGACCTCGTCCGGTTTGGCATCGCCGGAGACGCtctgctccctctcctctctgagCCGTTTCACTTTCGACTGCAGCGTCCTGCGcgaataaaaaaatcaagctttttttcattaaaaaagtCACGACCGAGTGATCGCCATCAAACGGCTAGGGAAAAAGGGGGGGTTTCAAAGGGTACTTTTTTTCTAGTTtggatatttttttctttctttcgatTACATACCCGATGGAGAGATCGCATCGCTCGACGTCGcggcggagctcggcgacgCGCAGCCGCCGGAGCTCGTCCACCCACCcttcggcggcggaggcgtcggggTCCTCCTcttcgacctcctcctccccgccgcggCCGGCGGTGGAGaagcggcggtggaggtggcggaagcggcggcggcagctgcgCGGCGTGAGGCCGGGCCGGACCGCGAGGGGGCTCCGCGTCTGCACCTCCATGGCCACCGAGTCCCAGCtcgccgtgccgtgccgtgtcACGGCGCACGCCAGGAGGAGCTCCTCCAACGTCCCCCAGATCTCCCCACCCCGCGCCGCCTCAGACTCCGGAGACACGCCGGTGCCGTCCGACCCGTCCGCCATGCTCTGTGCTCGCCCGTGAGGCGGTGGTGCTAGTGGTGGTGTGGTCTTAGCCTTCGTCCCTTCCCTCCTCCGTTGCTTTCCCCCGTCACTTTTCTCCTCGGCCTGTTTGATTTTTATCGGTGAAGGAGATGGCAGCCAGCCCAGCGCGCGTTCTCGGACTCCCGGACAGTTTCTGCGTTTCCCAGGGGTGGTTTTGGAAGAAGGACGAGGGGGCTAAGTTCAAACTGGGACCCACCTGCAGCTATTTCCCCCTGATTCCCATATTGCCCCTGCTCACTGGTCGCTGGCCAGCTGCTACTGGTACGTGTACGTTCGTCAGCTTGGCAAGCACAAGCTGCACGACTGATTACACTACGCAACAGAATAAACCGGAGGAGCAAGCCAAGTCAAAAGCATACAAGATCCAGCTATGGGAAAGCTTGATCCACTAGGTGAATCTTGGTAGCTCACATTTTAATGGTTTAGCATGCTAAAATTTAGATGCTCGTGATTCTATTGCTAGATGCTCAAACAACTCATCATATTGTGCTAGTTGTGAATAAGAATACTTACACGTGCTAGTTGTCATACTTAAGTCAAACACCTATGCATGCCAGTCCTAAAGATGTCAATGGAGGACTCATGTAGATTCTTCATAGGGAATTCTCTTAATAGAGGACTAAAGGAGAATTTGTCCTTTAAGGATACAAATGGTAGAAAAACAATCTCGTCAATAATCAGAATAAGTATAGAAAAGTATTTTCCGTCCCTATTTTTCCCGTAGGGACCCATTTAGACCATTTATTCAATATCTTGCACTCTACCTCATCCTAGGCCCAATCGATCAGCAGCCAAATATCCACCAACCCATACTAATCTCATCCATTCAATTATTAGCAGGGACTTGATTCCTCATCGAGTCTCCATTCTCTGGGGATgatgaaaagaagaaaatattcTCTATGAGTGGGAGCGGGTGCTAGTAGCAAGACTTGCTCCTGCATTCCTATATATGCTATCTACACAAGCACATCAGTCTAACTCCGACCCATATTAATTTATACACTTGCAACTCTTATGCATACTAGTttattcattctcaaactcacaTTTCTAGGAAAGGAAGAAGATGCAAGAATTATTGGATTAGAAAGATGCTCGATGACGCTTATGACCAAGAGCGACGGTGAATGCTTGCACCTCTTTAATCCTTCATCTTTGCTTTAGCTCCTACCATGAGCAATCAAATATAGATAGCCAATTCTGTGCCCTAATGATGCTTGATGCAATTTAGCAGTTATAGGGACTTCAAGAAAATTCTAGAACACATTTACAACACTGTGTAGTTTAGCGCACAATAGATAGctatcaaaaggaaaaaaatactgTTAAAACTTGGATTTTACACCGCTCACCATCAGACCGTCACCCACCGCCTACGGCCTGAAAAAAGATAGTGGTTTCACTCCATCATAAGGTATTGAATCGAGATGGATACCTGTGGCCATCCCTCTAACCCCACCCGCACACCTGAAACCTAGCCCTCGAACCCTAAAATCCTAAcccaaccctaaccctaaccctaaaagcTTGCTGGAGCTGCAGAAGGGCAAGGGAGGGATCGCCGGAGCTGCAGAAGGGAAGGTAGGGCaagaaaaaaattcaggtgAGGCAGATGGTTAAAACACCCAAGTATAGCAAACCCGTAAACATAAGACTTCACATACCAAAATTTCTCCTGATAACGCCTGAAACCAAACGATGAAAATACTAACGATTCATCcgaaaggggaaaaaaatacGAATTTATACAAAACAGGACATCCTAAAACGCAAGCAGTGGGAGTAAAATTAAGGCAAACCTATTACATCACCTTATGACAACCTCATTTGCTTCCAGCCAGAGATGTAAACTGCCCTACCAGTCTATTATTAAACACAAAACTTAACGCAGCCATGTCAAATTGCAGAGCTTGCAATGTCAGCAAGCCCTAGAAGGGCTCCTCACTTCCGACGGGCCTCGAGCGCCTTCTTCAACTCCTCACTTGCCTCGTCCGATGCCGGCTTCGGTCCACAGTCCACCATCTCTTTGCCGTGGCGATCCGGTTTCAACGCAAATGGCTGTTGCAGAGGAGGCAGTGCTGCTGGCAACCTGCGACTCTCGCCTTTGCCGGCCCCGATCTCAGCACGCAGGTCCTCTACCGCACGCCGCAGCATTGTGCTCTCAGCGTTCAGCGCCTCCAGCTGCCTCTTCATCAAGGAGAATTCCTCTCCCTCGCCTGCCGGTGGAGcatctttcttcctcttcttgtccGCTTCGGAACGCGACGGTGCCTGCAGCGTATGCTCGATGGTGATCTTGTTCATCACAAGCAGCGGCAGCTTGCTGATGGCGAGGCTCCCCGCCTTGCGCCCGCACCCGTCGTCCGCAAGCGCGGCCTTCAGCTCCGGCGGCACGCGCAGCCCCCACTGGAACCGCAGGCTCGCCTTGCTCCACAGCGGCAACACGCTCCTGGTAGTGAGTCGCATCCCGGACAGCAGCgcgcccacgccgccgccgctcctccccGCGGCGGCCGCGACGTTCGCCGCGAACCCGTTCCCGCTGAACGAGAACGCCCTGTGCGTGTCGCGGTCGCGGTCGTCGCCGTTGGCGGTGAGGTCAGCCATCTTGATAGCCAGCGGCgccggggcgggggcggggggtGAAGGCGGGGAGATGACGGAACTGGTGAGGGCGAAGTCCCCTATGCGGGGCTTGAAGAGGAGCGAGAAGGCGGGCGTGTtggaggagaggaggttgaACTCGGCCGCGAGCGCGAAGGGCGCGCGGGCGGGGGATCCCAGCGGCCCCAACCCCGTGCGGACGGAGAGCGCGAAGGGCTGGAGCGGGTCGTTGGGGCGATACGAGAGCCGCAGCGCCGGGCCGGAGGGGAACGCGGTGGAGAGGTCGAATCGGAGGTCCTTGGCGTCGCCCCCCGCCGCGAGGCCGGAGAGGAAGGGCAGCCCGAGCACGCCGACGGGAACCTTGGCCCGCAGTAGCGGCCGGTCGTCTTCGCGGAACTTGATCGACGCCTTCATGGCGGGCGGGAGGCTAGGGTTAGGGTATTGGATTGGAGATCTGCCGGATCGGTGAGGGATTCGTGTGGATTTGGAGTGTGGAAGCGAGGGAATTAAGGGCGGAGGCCGGAgatcggcggcggccgcggccggatTTAATTAGGGGAGGAGGTCACGGAGGGGATTGAAATGAGGAAGAGGTGGAAGTGGAACAAGATTGGGTTGCGAGCATGCCGGGCCGTTTGTTTTCTCCTTTTACCTCGCTGccttttttcactttttttaaggagatttttttttttacttttatcgCTGATTTAGCTCGTATAGTTGAGGGACAGTAAAATGCTGCGGCTTCGGCCGTTGGACTCGGCACTGCTAATGATTTCTGAGAAAGATGGGCCATGTTCGCATTCGGCCCGCACTACTAGCCTACTGCAGGAAAAGAGCGATGCTATTTACCAGTACCCAGAACGTCTCTCTTCTGGCGACGCGTCTATACCGATCCGATCTTGAtctgatgcatatgctcttttttttcttccttaaTGCTGCTTGTTCCAAACGTGCATTATGCTTCTTCTTTCTCACGACATGTAGCTCGTTTCCTCCAATCTCTGATGACGTTTGTACCACCACACTAACCCAATATCCTTGCATCTCTCGTTCTAGTATTGGTCCATCTGTCATCTTTCGTTGCCCATAGCCGGTGACATTCCCATCGCTTCGCCCTTCCTCCTCCAGACCGATCTCCCTCCCTGAGATCTCTTCTAAGTTTGATGATGAAAGAGCCCCAAATCAATCCCCTCCTCTAAACCCCGCCGACATTCTTCGTTGCTCTAACATACCTCCTAAATTTCAGATTTAGGAGTGGTAGGAAAAAGGTTGGTCACTCGCATGCCAGCTTTCAGAAGGTTGGGCTATGCCCAGACAAATGTCTGGCTGCGATCGAAAATCCCATTCtctctcaaaaaataaaaacgtAACCACCATGTTTGCAAAACTTCATCCAAAAGGGATTTTTTGTAAACTTCATCTATCTATTCccttttttcctctctctccttttcattcGAAATCACTCACGTGATGAAGTATGGTACAAAGCACAGAGAGAATTGTCCGATTCGCTACAAATCAATTCTAAACAAATAACCAATTATAAACAATCCGTTGCTAGTTCACATAGCAAAGATGGAAGGGAAGCTCCTGGGAATCACTGGGCGGCGAAGGACCGTGCGTGCCAGCCCGGGACACGCCCTCCTCGGCCATCCACGTCCCGTCGTCGAAGTTGCGCGCGTAGCTGGCCGGGTCGTACAAGTACTCGCGCCCCGCCGCGCCCCTCTTCGCGCGCCGCGCCGCGACCACCCTCCCGCCCAACAGCCTCCGCGcggaccgccgccgccgcgcggcgTACAGCCGGGCGACCCCCGCGGCGGCCCGCCTCAGCGCCGCCCACGCCCACGCGGCCGCGCGCGCGCCCCCCTCGGGCTCCGACAGCCTCCGGTAGTACGCGACGCGCATCGCCCAACGGCAACCGGCCCGGCCGTAGGAGCCTTAGCTTCTGCTTCGTTCTTGGCGACGTGCGCACGTACGCAGAGGCCGAGGTTGGTTGATGTCATGGTCGCGGCTCGCCAGGGGTTATATAACCGTGGCGCGAAGTGAGGGCGAATTGAGCGTCGGGGGTGTCTCTGCTGGAGTTGGATCACAcggtaagaccatctccaattatatttctttcatttcattctttttttttattttctttcttatttttatttcttttattttctcttatcttcaacagttttattttaaaaggaATCGTGGAAAAAAAGTAGAAAGAGTTCTGTCATGAAGGGAATGACCTGTAAATCCTTTTGTAACGGGAACCTAAAGAAAAACTATTGGAACGCTGAAAGAAACGAAAATACCGTCGTAAAGAGATTCTGAACTCTGAAAGGAAATCGTTGGAGGTGGTCTAACGAAATAAATTCTAGTTATCAGTTAGATAAACTGTTCGAAAGGTATGCCTCCTGAACTGATATTTATTAGAGAGGATCGAAGGAATATGAATTTATCTTTCGTTCTGTGTAAATCAAACATATGTGTAATGAAAGAACTAACATTTCTATTTCTCTACCGAGTACTTTCTACTATCTTTACATCAATTCTCAATACGCACCACGTATTCGACCAAGCTGGACGGTGGGCCCTACCGACCGGAGAAGGACCTTTTCTTCGTCTCACCAGCTGCCAAATGGACCCATCGCTACGGATTGTTCTCCGTATGCTCTAATCTTCATTGCTAATCACTGGCATTTCGAGGCTAAATTATGGTTTTTCCAAGATGGCATATCGGCAACATCTCGCGTTGTTCATAAGCTGCTACGAACCACAGCTGTTTTGATTGCGTTTGGTGAACTGAACTGGGAATGCCAGTTGCTGAGCTAAACTTTGCTTGATTCTTTTGTAGTTTCAAACCAGCTGTATGAACGGCGAGTTTTGTTTATTAACTTGACAAGCATGTTTAAAGGTGGCGTCAGACCATACTGAGCCAGTGACAGCTTCTTAGCGGCCAATTAGCTGGAACACCGACAAAATCTGACACACCCACTAGGCCACTGCAGAGCAGTTGACCAATTATAGTGCCTGCACTGAGCTGGTTTAGCGGGCAATAACCTGTAAACATGTCTGGGATGACGGACAAGGCATGACAACTGACAGCAATCTTCCATCATCACTAACTCCCATTGCAGCTGGTCTAGTTGCCCATTTTTAATGAATAAGACAGACAGACAGCCCATTTAAGCAATTTCAGGGTTTCCTGTAcacgaaaaagaaaaaaaaacaatttgaatcGGAGTAAGTCGATCTTAAGTCCAGCAGACCAGCACTAACTGTTGAGTACACAAGCTTAGCAGCTCCTTGTTGCCAGTTCATCTCTCATTTCTTTGCCTTGGAGAAACGAAGGCACCTGTACTTCTCGCCACTGACGGTGATTTCAAGGGCTCCATCTTGGTTGTCTTGGCTGGAGGCAGTTCCCATGAGGACGctcttttccttctccaggTTCTCCTTTTCTATCTTCAGCCTGGCCTCTTGCCGCGCAATCTCAGCCTGTTGAACATGCAATTGAAAGAAGTCACGTTGCAGCTCCCTAAATCATAGTTAATATTGATGAATTGGGGAATAATGGTAACAAGACACATTTGGCTTTTACTGTCAGAATGCTCTATCAACATCAGGAAGATCCTGCTCTAAGCCTCTAACACAGTTCAAAGAAATTGAAAGAGCACGTGGTGAAGACATTTCATGCTAATCGAACAAAAGGGAACCAACTTTAGCATTTCATGCTACAGTACTACAGGAAATACGACCAAGTGATTAATCACTTCACTTTATCAACAAAATACCTTGTTAAAGTTACAGTTTTAAACAAATTCCCTTCACATATCGATATATCACATCCATACGCTTCAAATTAAGCATTCCGTACATAGACAACCAGTTATCCATTGAACTTAATCATGCTCAGAGTTTGCCAAGAGAACGTATCATATCATTTTGGTATGACAGCACAAGATATGAGCATTGTACATTACAAGCATCTCAACCACAGCCATAATATGGAATACATTAAGACTCAGCATTTCGGCGAGACCATAATACACTGATAGGAATGCAACGTAGTGAAGACATAACTACACTACTGCAACAATAGCAACCAGACATGTAAGGAGAAACAAGCCAAAAGGGTGTAATCAGATTCCATAAGTGAAGCAACAAGGACAAGACATCTTATTCCAGCGGTGCTAATCATGGCAAAAAAGAAGATATTAACAGCAGGGTAGATTGCTAATTCAAACATGGGGCGAACCTCAACTTTTCACATTATGGGTGTGTATATGTCTAAACCGGATGTTTTCCTCCCCAAATCATCCAAATTTGTGTCCTTTGATCTAGATCTAGTGGTTGATATCTCTCCTTTCCCCATATAACCTCTCCCATCCAGCATGCCGCCGCCCTTCCACCCTCCCTACTCCACCCTCTATCCCGTGCCCTCCTCTTCTCTCACCTTTCTTCCTCAACTTTGGCAAGCCCACACTCCCCTGCAGCACTGCCCTTCCTCGCTCCGACGCCTCCTCCTAACCACCCCTTCTCGTTGCCCCTGCTGATCTCTACCGCCCACCGCCCTCTGACTCATGGCTGGCGGCACCCGCACCACTACGCCGCCACCCACCGCTGGCAAGCTAATTCTAGGGTTAGGGATCAGTGAACCCCAAAACCTAAACTGGCAACCCCGACCCTAAAGCTCACCCGAGAAGCCAGGCTCACCGGAGCACGAATCTCGGCACAGGATCTAAGGTCTGAAATTTGGATGATTTCCTAGTTCATTTCATCTAGGTGAGGGCTATCAAAACCGTATTTTACATACAAGGATTAATTACTGAAAACTTTCTGACAGAACGCCTAAACCTTAGACCTCAGAGACCATTGAAACAGGTTAAGGACACCATCAACCTGAACTACCTCACTTCAATGGCTTCTCAACTTTGGATTTCCTTCCGGAGATCGTGCGATTAATGCAGATTACAAGTACTGATTAAGTGAAAAATGGAAATGCTCGGCAAACAATCTACCATCTCATCGACAGGACCCAAGTAGGAGTAGCGCGCACGGGTTGTTTCAAGTTTCGACACCG is a genomic window of Phragmites australis chromosome 17, lpPhrAust1.1, whole genome shotgun sequence containing:
- the LOC133897576 gene encoding uncharacterized protein LOC133897576 yields the protein MKASIKFREDDRPLLRAKVPVGVLGLPFLSGLAAGGDAKDLRFDLSTAFPSGPALRLSYRPNDPLQPFALSVRTGLGPLGSPARAPFALAAEFNLLSSNTPAFSLLFKPRIGDFALTSSVISPPSPPAPAPAPLAIKMADLTANGDDRDRDTHRAFSFSGNGFAANVAAAAGRSGGGVGALLSGMRLTTRSVLPLWSKASLRFQWGLRVPPELKAALADDGCGRKAGSLAISKLPLLVMNKITIEHTLQAPSRSEADKKRKKDAPPAGEGEEFSLMKRQLEALNAESTMLRRAVEDLRAEIGAGKGESRRLPAALPPLQQPFALKPDRHGKEMVDCGPKPASDEASEELKKALEARRK